CCGACCTGGAGAAGAAGCTCGCAGACCCGTCGGTCCACGCCGACCAGGCCAACGCGCGCAAGCTGAACAAGCGCTACGCCGAGCTCACCCCCATCGTCGGCACGTACCGCTCCTGGAAGCAGACCGGCGACGACATCGAGACCGCGCGCGAGTTCGCCGCCGACGACCCGGACTTCATCGCCGAGGTCAAGGAGCTGGAGAAGCAGCGCGAGGAGCTCACCGAGAAGCTGCGCCTGCTGCTCGTCCCGCGTGACCCCAACGACGACAAGGACGTCATCCTCGAGGTCAAGGCGGGTGCCGGCGGCGACGAGTCCGCGCTGTTCGCGGGCGACCTGCTGCGCATGTACCTGCGGTACGCCGAGCGCGTCGGCTGGAAGACCGAGATCATCGACGCCACCGAGTCCGAGCTGGGCGGCTACAAGGACGTCCAGGTCGCCGTGAAGACCAAGGGCGGGAACGGTGCCACCGAGCCCGGGCAGGGCGTGTGGGCGCGGCTGAAGTACGAGGGCGGCGTGCACCGGGTGCAGCGGGTGCCGGCGACCGAGTCCCAGGGGCGGATCCACACCTCCGCCGCCGGTGTGCTCGTGACGCCCGAGGCCGAGGAGGTCGACGTCGAGATCAACGCCAACGATCTGCGCATCGACGTCTACCGGTCCTCCGGCCCCGGCGGCCAGTCCGTCAACACGACCGACTCCGCCGTGCGCATCACGCACATTCCCACCGGAGTCGTCGCCTCCTGCCAGAACGAGAAGAGCCAGCTGCAGAACAAGGAGCAGGCGATGCGTATCCTGCGCTCCAGGCTGCTTGCGGCGGCGCAGGAGGAAGCGGAGCGGGAGGCCGCCGACGCCCGCCGCAGCCAGGTCCGCACCGTCGACCGCTCCGAGAAGATCCGCACGTACAACTTCCCGGAGAACCGCATCTCGGACCACCGTGTCGGCTTCAAGTCGTACAACCTGGACCAGGTCCTGGACGGCGACCTCGACGCGGTGATCCAGGCCTGCGTCGACGCGGACTCGGCCGCCAAGCTCGCAGCCGCCTGAGGCATCTCGTACGACGTACCGAGTACCGGAGGACTTGCGTGAACCTGCTGCTCGCAGAGGTGGCCCAGGCCACCCAGCGGCTGGCCGCCGCGGGCGTGCCCTCGCCGCGCAACGACGCGGAGGAGCTCGCCGCGTTCGTGCACGGCGTGAAGCGCGGTGAACTCCACTCCGTGAAGAACTCCGACTTCGACGCCCGCTACTGGGAGACCATCGCCCGGCGTGAGCAGCGCGAGCCGCTGCAGCACATCACCGGGCGGGCCTTCTTCCGGTACCTGGAGCTCCAGGTCGGGCCCGGAGTCTTCGTGCCGCGCCCCGAGACCGAGTCCGTGGTCGGCTGGGCCATAGACGCCGTACGCGCCATGGACGTCGTCGAGCCCCGCATCGTCGACCTGTGCACCGGCAGCGGCGCCATCGCGCTGGCCCTCGCCCAGGAGGTCCCGCGCTCGCGCGTGCACGCCGTGGAGCTGTCCGAGGACGCCCTCAAGTGGACCCGCAAGAACATGGAGGCGTCCAGGGTCGACCTGCGTCAGGGCGACGCCCTGGACGCCTGCCACGACCTCGACGGCCAGGTCGACCTGGTCATCTCCAACCCGCCGTACATCCCGCTCACGGAGTGGGAGTACGTGGCGCCGGAGGCCCGCGACTACGATCCCCAACTCGCCCTGTTCTCAGGGGAGGACGGCCTCGACCTGATCCGCGGCCTCGAGCGCACCGCGCACCGGCTGCTGCGCCCCGGCGGCGTCGTCGTCATCGAGCACGCCGACACCCAGGGCGGCCAGGTGCCGTGGATCTTCACCGAGGAGCGGGGCTGGGCCGACGCGGCCGACCACCCCGACCTCAACAAACGCCCGCGCTTCGCCACCGCCCGCCGGGCGATGCCGTGAGCGGCACCATCCCGACTTCAGCCCGGCAGTACGTGCACGAGGAGGCCCGCTAGACATGGCACGGCGATACGACACCAATGACGCGACCGACCGCGTGACCGGTCTGCGCGAGGCCGCGTCCGCCGTCCGCCGTGGCGAGCTCGTGGTCCTCCCGACCGACACGGTGTACGGGATCGGCGCCGACGCGTTCTCCTCGGAGGCCGTCGCCGACCTGCTGGAGGCCAAGGGCCGGGGCCGCAACATGCCCACGCCCGTCCTCATCGGCTCCCCGAACACGCTGCACGGCCTGGTCACGGACTTCTCCGAGCTGGCCTGGGAGCTGGTCGACGCGTTCTGGCCGGGCGCGCTGACGCTCGTCGCCAAGCACCAGCCGTCCCTCCAGTGGGACCTGGGCGACACCCGCGGCACGGTCGCCGTGCGCATGCCGCTGCACCCGGTCGCCATCGAGCTGCTGACGGAGGTCGGCCCGATGGCGGTGTCCTCCGCCAACCTCACCGGCCACCCGGCGCCGGAGAACTGCGACCACGCGCAGGAGATGCTCGGCGACTCCGTCTCCGTGTACCTCGACGGCGGCCCGACGCCCGCCAACATCCCCTCGTCGATCGTCGACGTCAGCCGTGAGGTGCCGCTGCTGCTGCGGGCGGGCGCGATCTCCGCGGACGAGCTGCGGAAGGTCGTACCCGACCTCGAGGTGGCGAATTGACAGCCCCTGACGCGGGGCGTGGCATAGGCAACGGGGAACGTGCCGCGGAACAGACGACGACGTTCGGGTTTCCGCGCGACACCTTCCGCATCCTCCACGTCAGCACCGGCAACGTCTGCCGCTCGCCGATCACCGAGCGGCTGACCCGGCATTTCGTGTCGCAGCGGCTCGGGGTGCTGGGCGGCGGGCTGATCGTGGAGAGCGCGGGGACCTGGGGCCACGAGGGCGCGCCGATGGAGGCCAACGCGGAGACCGTGCTGGCCGACTTCGGCGCGGACGCGACCGGGTTCACCGGCCGCGAACTCCTCGACGAGCACGTCATCATGGCCGACCTGGTCCTGACGGCGACCCGTGACCACCGTTCCCAGGTCATCTCCATGGGCCACTC
The Streptomyces sp. NBC_01485 genome window above contains:
- a CDS encoding L-threonylcarbamoyladenylate synthase, which codes for MARRYDTNDATDRVTGLREAASAVRRGELVVLPTDTVYGIGADAFSSEAVADLLEAKGRGRNMPTPVLIGSPNTLHGLVTDFSELAWELVDAFWPGALTLVAKHQPSLQWDLGDTRGTVAVRMPLHPVAIELLTEVGPMAVSSANLTGHPAPENCDHAQEMLGDSVSVYLDGGPTPANIPSSIVDVSREVPLLLRAGAISADELRKVVPDLEVAN
- a CDS encoding arsenate reductase/protein-tyrosine-phosphatase family protein, whose product is MTAPDAGRGIGNGERAAEQTTTFGFPRDTFRILHVSTGNVCRSPITERLTRHFVSQRLGVLGGGLIVESAGTWGHEGAPMEANAETVLADFGADATGFTGRELLDEHVIMADLVLTATRDHRSQVISMGHSAGLRTFTLKEFTRLVNAIDPATLPPLDEGVVMRARALVRAAAALRGWLLAPTLEADEVYDPYGAPLPFFRSIGDEIHQALDPVVTALTGVPARM
- the prfA gene encoding peptide chain release factor 1; this encodes MFEAVEELLGEHADLEKKLADPSVHADQANARKLNKRYAELTPIVGTYRSWKQTGDDIETAREFAADDPDFIAEVKELEKQREELTEKLRLLLVPRDPNDDKDVILEVKAGAGGDESALFAGDLLRMYLRYAERVGWKTEIIDATESELGGYKDVQVAVKTKGGNGATEPGQGVWARLKYEGGVHRVQRVPATESQGRIHTSAAGVLVTPEAEEVDVEINANDLRIDVYRSSGPGGQSVNTTDSAVRITHIPTGVVASCQNEKSQLQNKEQAMRILRSRLLAAAQEEAEREAADARRSQVRTVDRSEKIRTYNFPENRISDHRVGFKSYNLDQVLDGDLDAVIQACVDADSAAKLAAA
- the prmC gene encoding peptide chain release factor N(5)-glutamine methyltransferase translates to MNLLLAEVAQATQRLAAAGVPSPRNDAEELAAFVHGVKRGELHSVKNSDFDARYWETIARREQREPLQHITGRAFFRYLELQVGPGVFVPRPETESVVGWAIDAVRAMDVVEPRIVDLCTGSGAIALALAQEVPRSRVHAVELSEDALKWTRKNMEASRVDLRQGDALDACHDLDGQVDLVISNPPYIPLTEWEYVAPEARDYDPQLALFSGEDGLDLIRGLERTAHRLLRPGGVVVIEHADTQGGQVPWIFTEERGWADAADHPDLNKRPRFATARRAMP